DNA from Mycobacterium sp. SMC-8:
GCGATCCGCCGGATCTCACCGGCGATCGCCTTTCGGCTGCTCAAATCTCCTCGTCCGTACTGAGGCAGAGGCACTGTCACCGACGTCGCCTTGGCTTGGTGCGCGTGTTCGAGCTGCTCGGCGAGGCTCAACGCCAGCGCCTGGGCGTCGGGATAGGTTTGCGCTTCCTGCTCCGCGGCGTCGCGGGCGTACCGCGCCGCGGTCTCCTCGGTGGGTCCCGCGGTCTCCAGGGCTCGCCGTGTTCTGGTCAGACGTACCCGCACATGTGAGGGAAGCAGGGCTTGCGGACTGACCTGCTCCTTGACTGCGCGTTCGATGCGGGTCACCACGTCGACCGGCAGCACCGGGCCCGCCGGTCGGGGTGTGCGCTGCCCGGGCGCGCGTCGGGCACCCTGCCATTCGATCTGCACGATGTTGGGCGTGACCGGCTCCTGCCGTGGCGACGGCGGACTCGGGGGCGCTGCCGATGGCTCCGGAAAGACCTGTACCCCAGGAATTCCCGTCACCTTGCGGAAGCCTTCGGGAAACACCTCGCGGCCGATGTGAGCGACTGCGGCGGTCGAAGGACGATTCGAGCAGAAGCTGCTGCCGGTGTGCTCGGGGGTCGGCGAGTACAGGTCGATGTGAGCGTCGAACTCGTCTCGCGATCGCGGTGATCCGACCGAGATGTGCAGGCTGTCGGATTTCGAGATCTCCCGCAGCGTGGTCTGTCCTTTGTGCAGGCTCGCGCCCACACCTTGGGCCATGCAGAACCGGCCGGTCGCCATGAGGGATTGGATCAGTGCGTCGCCGGACTGTGCGGTGAAGTACACCGCCGGTGTGACCCCGGGAACCCGAAGTGCGCGATCGGCGACCAGGAACGGCGCCTCGCCGGCGGTGACCTTGACGATCCGCCGGACCTGAGGCCACACTCCGTATCGGCACATCCGATTGAAGATCGCGGTCAGTGCGAAGCGGATGTCACGGTCCAGACCGTCGAACCATTCGGCAGGCCTGGTCACCGACGCGGACACCACCCGCCTGAGATCGGCCGGTTGCTTCTCGAAGCGGTCGAGCGAGACCGCCGAACAGTCGGTCGGCGCACCCTGAGGCTGCCCCAGGCCGGCACTGGTCATGACGTACATGGCTGGTCTCCTGCCGCATTCGCCGGCCGCGCGCGATGCGCGTCCGGTCATGACGCCATCTTTCGCGCCGGACAAGGTGTGTCGGCAGAGGTGACAGGGCAGTCTTTGGGGCATGTGTGCGGATGCGACGGGGCTGAGGATGGGCACGGCGGCGGGCCGGTGGGTGCTGCTGGCCACGGTGCTCGGATCCGGCCTGGTGATGGTCGACGGCACGGTGGTCAACATTGCGCTGCCGCACATCGGCAGCGACCTCGGAGCGGGATTCCGCAGCCTGCAGTGGATCGTCAACGCCTACACGCTCACACTGGCTTCGCTGATCCTGCTCGGCGGGTCACTCGGTGACCGGTTCGGGCGGCGACGGGTCTTCCTGATCGGCGTGGTCTGGTTCGCGCTGGCCTCGCTGGCCTGCGGCCTGGCTCCGAGCACCGAGGTGCTGATCGCGGCGAGAGCCCTACAGGGCGTCGGCGGTGCCCTGCTCACGCCCGGCAGCCTGGCCCTGATCTCCGCGTCGTTCCACCCCGGGGACCGGGCCGCGGCCATCGGCGCGTGGTCGGGTCTCGGCGGGATCGCCGGAGCCATCGGCCCGTTCCTGGGTGGCTTCCTGGTCGAGTGGAGCTGGCGCGCAGTGTTTCTCATCAACCTGCCGCTGGCTGTGATCGTGGTGGCGGTGACGGTTGCGCGGGTGCCCGAAAGCCGGAACCCGGAGGCTCCGAGGGATCTCGATCTCGCCGGTGCCGCGCTGGCCGTCGCCGGTCTGGGGGCGTTGACCCACGGGCTCACCGCGCTGGGAGGCGGCGATGTGAGCTTCGGGTCGGTGGCGAGCATCGGCGTCGGGGTGCTCGCCCTGATCGCGTTTGTCATCGTCGAGCGCCGATCCGACCATCCCCTGGTGTCACCGAAGCTGTTCGCCGACAGAAATTTCCGGGTGACCAATGCGATGACGCTGCTGATCTACGGTGCGCTCGGCGCGGTGTTCCTGTTGCTGGTGCTGCAACTGCAGATCGTGGCCGGCTTCAGTCCGGTCGCCGCAGGTACCGTGCTGCTGCCGTTCACCGCGGTGATGCTCGTCTTCTCGTCGCGTGCGGGAGCGCTGTCCAGCCGGATCGGTCCGCGGCTGCCGATGACGGTCGGCCCGTTGATTGCCGCAGTCGGCTTGTTGTTGATGATGCGGATCGATGCCGACGCGTCGTGGGTGTTCGACGTCGCACCCGCGGCCATCGTCTTCGGTGCGGGCATGGTGCTCGTCGTCGCGCCTTTGACTGCGACGGTGCTGGATTCGGCCCCGGAGAGCATGGCCGGATCCGCCTCCGGCGTGAACAACGCGGTGGCCCGGGCCGGTGGGCTGCTGGCGGTGGCCGTGCTGCCCGGGTTGGCCGGGATCAGCGGCGGGGACTACGCCGCGCCCGACGCCTTCGCGGCCGGCTTCCGCATCGCGGTGCTGATCTCGGCCGTGATGATGGTGATCGCTGCGGTGATGGCCGGCGTCGGAATCCGGCGCGCGCCGGCCGGCCATGCCGAGCGGATCGCGGTCGAGAACTGCACCCATTGCGCGCTTTCGGGATTACCCCCGCACCCGGTGGAGTAGGCAACCTCTGTGGCGGGTATCGACGGGTCATGGCCGACATCATCGAGCTCATCTACGCCGATCACGACTGGTTGCGCCGTCAGTTCTTCCGGCTCGACGACGCGACGACCACCGACGAACTCGCCGCGATCTGGGAGGTGCTTGGCCGGCGGCTCGACGCCCACGCCGATGCGGAGGAGAAAGTCTTCTACCCGGCGCTACTCAAACACGGCGGTCGTGACGATCCCGGTAATCCCGAGGGAGACCCCAAGGACGAAGCCGAGGACGCCATCACCGACCACAACGCGATCAGGGATGCGGTGCGGCAGTCGCGGCAGCACCAGCCCGGAAGCGAGCCGTGGTTCGAGGCTGTGCACAAGGCGCGCGCCGAGAACGGGTCGCACCTCGATGAAGAGGAACGCGAGGCGATGCCGGACTTCATCAAGAGCGCAACGCTGGAGCTGCGTCACGAGCTCGGGATGAAGTGGTTGCAGTTCTATGCCAGGCATGAGGAGATCAAAGGCGTCGACGCCACGGACAAGGACGCCGACGCGTACATCGAGAAGCATTCCTGAGTGCAGAGGTGTCGCACAGGCGTAGTTTGGCGACAGAGGAGCCGCTCATGATCCATCGATTTCTCCGTTTCGCGGCCGGCGTCGTCGCCGCGGTTCTCATGCTCGCGACGGTGAGCCCACCGACGGCGGTCGCTGACGATCGGCTCGACTTCACCGGGACCACGCTGGGCGGCGCGCCGTTCGACGGCGCGTCACTGCAGGGCAAGCCCGCGGTGCTGTGGTTCTGGACGCCGTGGTGCCCGTTCTGCAACGCCGAGGCGCCGTCGGTCAGCAGGGTCGCCGCCGCCAATCCGGGAGTGAGGTTCGTGGGCGTCGCCGCCCGTTCCGATGTCGCGGCCATGCAGGGTTTCGTGTCGAAGTACAACCTGAACTTCCCGAATCTCAACGATGCCGACGGTTCGATCTGGGCGCGCTACAACGTGCCGTGGCAGCCTGCGTACGTGTTCTACCGCGCCGACGGCTCGTCGACGTTTGTGAATAACCCGACGTCGGCCATGCCGCAACAGGAGCTGCAGGAGCGGGTGTCCGCGCTGGGCGCGTAACCGCGTGCAGCAGGATCTGGTCGGCCTGGCGTTCGCGGCGGGCATGGTGGCCGCGCTGAACCCGTGTGGGTTCGCGATGCTGCCCGCCTATCTCGCGTTGGTGGTGCGCGGGAGCGGCACCCGGGTTTCGACGGCGGTGGGACGTGCGGTTGCCGCGACGGTGGCGATGACGCTCGGTTTCCTCGTGGTGTTCGCCGTGTTCGGGTTGCTGACCGTTGCGCTGGCCTCCGCGGTGCAGCAGCACATTCCCTACGTCACGGTGGTCGTCGGTGTCGTGCTCGTGGCGCTCGGCGGCTGGCTGCTGTCCGGGCGCGCGCTGACCGTGCTGATGCCGGACCGGTTCACCGCCGGCCTCTCGGCTCCCACGGCGCGCCTGGGCTCGATGTTCGGGTACGGGGTGGGTTATGCGCTGGCGTCGCTGTCGTGCACGGTGGGACCCTTTCTCGCCGTCACCGGCGCCGGTTTCGGCACCGCCGGCGGACGGGCGTGGATCTATCTGGCCTATGCCGGGGGATTCGCGTTGGTGGTCGGCACCCTGGCCGTCGGCGCGGCCGTCGCGGGCTCCGCGCTGGCGGACCCTCTCAGGCGGATCCTGCCGTACGTCAACCGAATCGGTGGGGTTGTGCTGATCCTGGTGGGGCTCTACGTCGCGTACTACGGCTACTACGAGATCCGGTTGTTCGCGGGCGGCGACCCCGCGGATCCGGTGATCGCCGCGGCGGGACGGGTGCAGGGCGCCATCGCGGGCTGGGTGCACCGGCAGGGATCGTGGCCGTGGCTGCTCCTGCTCACCGCCGCGGCCGCCGCGTGGCTGATCAGACGGGTGTACGTCCGACGCGGTCAGCTGAAGCAGTAGGAGTCCGACGACGCGTCGCCGCCCTGCAGCCGGATCTGGTGGACGCGTAAGCCGCGGAACTCGTCGCCGTGCGGAAAAAAGTTCTGGTCGACGCTCATCCCACCGTCGGTGGGAACGTCGAGCTTGGCCATCCAGGCGCCGACACCGTCGGGGTAGAACTGGTCGTCCCACGCCCCGTAGAGCGAGTTGGTGAAGTACACCCGGCTTCCGTCGCGGCTGACCTCGACCATCTGCGGACCGCCGGCCAACGGCAGGTCGGGCATCGCGGGATGCGGTGTGCGGCCCACGATCCCGCCGAGCCGCACCGATCCGGTCTGTCGCGGGCTCGCGGGATCGGAGACCTCGAACTGCTTGAGTTCACCTGTGCCCCAACAGGACACGTAGAGGAACCGGTCGTCCACCGACAGATCGATGTCGGAGATCAGCGGCGGCACCGCGCCGAACGGCTTGAGCGCGGGAGGCAGGAGATCCGGGTCGGCGGGCTCGGCCGCGACGGTGATGACCTTCTCGACCTTCCATTCGTCGCCGTCGCGGAACCAGCGCCACACCGACCCAGACAGGTCCTCGGTGGAGATCACGACGCCGACGAAGCCCCACGTGGCGTCCGGGTCGTGGGACGGGCGCACCTCCAGCACCATCTGGTGCTGCGGGCCCAGCTCGACACGCTGCAGATGCCGGCCTGTGGCGAGGTCCCAGAAATGAAGGGCATGGCCATACTTGTTGCCCAGCAACAGTTCCGGCACGATGCCGTTCTCGATCATGGACGGGCTGCCCCATTCGCTGGAGATCAGCACGTTCTGGTTCAGGTGCCACCAGGCGTCGTAGTGGAAGTGCTGCGGCCCGCGATCGGTCTCCCAGGCGCGCAGCACGTCGAACGTCGTGTGGTCGAGCAGCGCGATCCCACCTGGTCCGTCGTCGTCGCCTTGCGGCCCACCCAGGCAGGTCAGGAAGACGCCGTCGGGACCGCAGTGCAGTGTGTGCGGACGCGAGTATCCGGCCTGTGCGGACAGGTTTGCCGCGTCGATCGTTTTGACCAGCGCCGGGGTCCGCGGATTCGGCTGGGTGTCGAATACGTAGACGTTGGACGAGCGCAGCCCGGGAACCAGGAGATGCCGGCGGGCCAGGCCGTGCATGTCGTGGCCTTCGTGCTTGAGGGCACTGCTGCAGGCATTCCAGCCGAAGTGATGCAGTTCGTCGCCGAGACCGGCAACGTCGGTCCAGCCGACCACCTGCCCGTAGGTGGCCGACGCCGGATCGACGTCGACGACGGTCATGGCGTCGGGTTTTCGGGCGGCGCGATCGAAAGCGACCACGTAGGCCAGCTTTTCGTCGGGAGCGGCCGCCGCCTCGGCGGCGGTCCGGTAGAACGTCGGATCGATGGACGGATGAGCCATGTGGCACCTCCCCGATGGGGCCGCTGTGCAGAGCGTAGTCCCGGCTGTCGATCTCAATGACGGTTTCGGGCCGAAAAGCTAGCAAACTTGTTGAAAGCGAACGTATCTGGTCGTTCACATTCTGGAGCGCGCGCGTGCCCGCCGACCCTGCGCGGGCTGCCGCGTCGGTGTGATCCGTCCCTTGACGCCGTAGACCGATGCCCGGTCCAGCAATTCCCGGTAGAAGTCCTCCGACACGACAGCGGTGCGGCTGAGCAGGAATCCGCTCAGGCCGGTGGGATCGCTGACGACGGCCCACCGGTAGTCGGGATCCAGATCGACGATCCAGTAGTTGCCCGGGGGCCGCGCCGAAGCGGGGCCGAAGAACCGCACGTTGAGCTTGTTGTTGGTGGCGTCGACCGGCAACGCGGAGCCGACGATCGAGGACTTCGGCCCGTTGTCGACGAAGTAGTTGCCGGAGTTCTCGACCCTGACCGACCCGTCGGGGTTGAGGCTGTACACGGCTTTGGTGTTGACCAGGCCGATGGAGAAGAACTGTTTGACGCTGCCCACCTCGAACCAGGTGCCCAGGTAACGGTCGAGATCGACCACCGGCGGGGGAGCGAGCACGATCGCGGCGGCGTCGCCCATCACGATGTACTGGTCGGGGGCGCCGTAGATGCCGGTGCCGTCGGTCGGGCCCAGACCCTGATACAGGTCGTTGATCCATCCGGTGGCCAGCGTGTAGACCGCCTGCGTGTTGCCCGGCGGGGAGAACCCGCTCACCAGCTGGGCGAGGAGGTCGAACAGCGCATTGCCGCCGATCAGCGAGTCGGCGTGTGAGCCCCCGGCCAGGGTCACCCCGACGAATTGACCCGGCCGGGCGGCGACCAGCTCTTTGGTGGACGCTCCGAACGAATTCCAGGGCTGCGGCGGCGCGGCGATCTGGTAGACGGGCACGAACGGGTCGTCGAGCTTGGCCAGCGCCGAGGGCAGGCGACCGCTGAAGGAGAAACCGTCGAACATCATGACCCCGCGGAGGCTGCCGTTGCCGAGCGGGTCCTCGGCGTAGTAGCCGCCGACCGCCGTGGCGAAGCCGCCGCCCGCCGACTGGCCGGACATCACGAACGCCTCCGGGAGGACGCCCAGATAACCGGCTGCGTGGGCGCTGGAGGTCAGCGACGTCCGAGCGCCGAGGAACATCGTCGCGACGGCCTCCTGCATCGGCGCACCGTTGATGCAGGAGGCCGCGCACGCGAGGGGGAACGACGACAAATTCGGCGCGACCACAATGCTGTTGGTCTGCTGTGACAGCGTCTTTGCCAGCTTGGACACCGCCGCCTTGTTGCCGAGGAAGCCGTGCTGGAGCCAGACGACGCCGGTCGCCGCGACCGAACCGTCGCTCTGGGTCGGCAGATACCAGTCCGCACGCGTCCTGTATCCGTTGCGCCCCACCGGAATCGTCAGAGCCGCACGTCCGGTTTTGACGCCGGTCACCACCGGGTTGGCGGCAGCCGCGGTGATGGGCGCGGGCTCATTCGTTTCGGCCTCGGTGGTTTCGGGCCCGGTCGTTTCGGCTGGTTCGTCGCCGACATCGGTGACGTGAGCGGCGGGCTCGGCGCCGTCGGCATCCTCGGACTGCGCGTTCTCGACCTCGGTGTCGACGTTCGTCGAGGAGGTCGACCGCGATCGCGCCGGCGGGTCCTCCGACAGGGCCGATTCGCCCCCGACGTCCTCATCGAGGTCTTCGTCGGCGTCAGTCGCGGAGGTGACCGGGCGTTCCGCCGACGAGGGAACCTCTGCAGGATCGGACGGATCGGCGGGGCTGTCGGCGGCTTGCGGATCGTCGGCGCGCTCTGCCGATGAGAGCTTTGACGGGGCGGACGAATCGTTGTCTGTCGACGTCTCGGTGTCGGCCGAGGCGACGCCCTGTCCTGCGCCCAAGGCGAGTCCCGCACCGGCAGCCAGGGTCCCCAGCCAGAGCGCCCACCGGGTCGAGGTCACGGGCGGACGATAACCGCCGTTCGACGACGATTGGCGCGAATTGTCGGCAACGTCAGCGAGAGGTCATTTTTTTTGCAAGCCGTCAGAAGACTCGGATCCAATCGACGAGCATTTCCGCGGGGTAGTTGCCCCCGGCGGGCTCGCGGCCGCCGGAGCCGCCCACGGCGATGTTGAAGACGGGCGCCATCGTGAACCCGGGATCGTTGAACGGCCAGTCCGGCAGCGAGTTCGACGGCACGGTGAAGAACGGCTCCATGCCCGGCTCCCAGTCCTTCCAGAAGTACATGCCGGTGGGGAGCCAGGTCATTCGCCAGGTGTGCCAGTCGCCGTCGATCGAATGCTTGTGGGTCTGGAACATCGTGCCGTCCAGTCGGGCGTGCACGGTGCTGCCCGAAGGCCAGTCGCGGTTGCCGTACCACTCCACGATGTCGATCTCACCGCCGCGCACCGGGTTGTCGTTGATCAGCCAGAACGCCGGCCAGGCCCCGTCGGTCAGGCAGTTGAGTTTCATGCGGGCTTCCCACGTCGTCCCGACCCCGCCGCGCCAATTGCCGACGATCTTGGCGCTGGCGTACTTCTCCTGGATGTTGGCGCCCTCACCGCGGGTGGCGCGGATGACCAGATTGCCGTTCCCGTCCTGGAAGACATGCTCCTGGTCGGTGACGTAACGGCCCATGTTGAACGGCTTGTCCCACTCGTGCGGGTTCCGGATGGTCTCGCGGACCGGCACGATGAACCAGGACGCGGGATCCGGCGGTGCGCCGGCCGGTCCGTTGAACTCGTCGGCCCACAGCAGGGCGGGCACGGCCGCTTGTGGGAGCCCCGCCCCGCCCGGTCCCGGAGGCGGCGCGTCGCCGATCGCCGGCTGGGCGCCGGCCTTGGGAAGCGGCAGGGCGGCAGCGGCCATCCCGAACCCCAGTGTCAACATTGCGCGGCGACGATCCATGCTTGGCACCTTCGAACCGTAGAACAAATTGGTGCGCTTTGGTCGGGACAACCCGCCGATATCGCCGGGAATCGAGTCGGCCACGGCGTCGCAAAGTCCCCGGCATCGGACCGGTCGCCCTCCTATCCTGGGCTGATGGCCATTGCGGAACTGCATCCCGACGTGGCCG
Protein-coding regions in this window:
- a CDS encoding selenium-binding family protein — translated: MAHPSIDPTFYRTAAEAAAAPDEKLAYVVAFDRAARKPDAMTVVDVDPASATYGQVVGWTDVAGLGDELHHFGWNACSSALKHEGHDMHGLARRHLLVPGLRSSNVYVFDTQPNPRTPALVKTIDAANLSAQAGYSRPHTLHCGPDGVFLTCLGGPQGDDDGPGGIALLDHTTFDVLRAWETDRGPQHFHYDAWWHLNQNVLISSEWGSPSMIENGIVPELLLGNKYGHALHFWDLATGRHLQRVELGPQHQMVLEVRPSHDPDATWGFVGVVISTEDLSGSVWRWFRDGDEWKVEKVITVAAEPADPDLLPPALKPFGAVPPLISDIDLSVDDRFLYVSCWGTGELKQFEVSDPASPRQTGSVRLGGIVGRTPHPAMPDLPLAGGPQMVEVSRDGSRVYFTNSLYGAWDDQFYPDGVGAWMAKLDVPTDGGMSVDQNFFPHGDEFRGLRVHQIRLQGGDASSDSYCFS
- a CDS encoding MFS transporter translates to MGTAAGRWVLLATVLGSGLVMVDGTVVNIALPHIGSDLGAGFRSLQWIVNAYTLTLASLILLGGSLGDRFGRRRVFLIGVVWFALASLACGLAPSTEVLIAARALQGVGGALLTPGSLALISASFHPGDRAAAIGAWSGLGGIAGAIGPFLGGFLVEWSWRAVFLINLPLAVIVVAVTVARVPESRNPEAPRDLDLAGAALAVAGLGALTHGLTALGGGDVSFGSVASIGVGVLALIAFVIVERRSDHPLVSPKLFADRNFRVTNAMTLLIYGALGAVFLLLVLQLQIVAGFSPVAAGTVLLPFTAVMLVFSSRAGALSSRIGPRLPMTVGPLIAAVGLLLMMRIDADASWVFDVAPAAIVFGAGMVLVVAPLTATVLDSAPESMAGSASGVNNAVARAGGLLAVAVLPGLAGISGGDYAAPDAFAAGFRIAVLISAVMMVIAAVMAGVGIRRAPAGHAERIAVENCTHCALSGLPPHPVE
- a CDS encoding hemerythrin domain-containing protein, whose amino-acid sequence is MADIIELIYADHDWLRRQFFRLDDATTTDELAAIWEVLGRRLDAHADAEEKVFYPALLKHGGRDDPGNPEGDPKDEAEDAITDHNAIRDAVRQSRQHQPGSEPWFEAVHKARAENGSHLDEEEREAMPDFIKSATLELRHELGMKWLQFYARHEEIKGVDATDKDADAYIEKHS
- a CDS encoding protein disulfide oxidoreductase yields the protein MIHRFLRFAAGVVAAVLMLATVSPPTAVADDRLDFTGTTLGGAPFDGASLQGKPAVLWFWTPWCPFCNAEAPSVSRVAAANPGVRFVGVAARSDVAAMQGFVSKYNLNFPNLNDADGSIWARYNVPWQPAYVFYRADGSSTFVNNPTSAMPQQELQERVSALGA
- a CDS encoding cytochrome c biogenesis CcdA family protein — encoded protein: MQQDLVGLAFAAGMVAALNPCGFAMLPAYLALVVRGSGTRVSTAVGRAVAATVAMTLGFLVVFAVFGLLTVALASAVQQHIPYVTVVVGVVLVALGGWLLSGRALTVLMPDRFTAGLSAPTARLGSMFGYGVGYALASLSCTVGPFLAVTGAGFGTAGGRAWIYLAYAGGFALVVGTLAVGAAVAGSALADPLRRILPYVNRIGGVVLILVGLYVAYYGYYEIRLFAGGDPADPVIAAAGRVQGAIAGWVHRQGSWPWLLLLTAAAAAWLIRRVYVRRGQLKQ
- a CDS encoding glycoside hydrolase family 16 protein, translating into MDRRRAMLTLGFGMAAAALPLPKAGAQPAIGDAPPPGPGGAGLPQAAVPALLWADEFNGPAGAPPDPASWFIVPVRETIRNPHEWDKPFNMGRYVTDQEHVFQDGNGNLVIRATRGEGANIQEKYASAKIVGNWRGGVGTTWEARMKLNCLTDGAWPAFWLINDNPVRGGEIDIVEWYGNRDWPSGSTVHARLDGTMFQTHKHSIDGDWHTWRMTWLPTGMYFWKDWEPGMEPFFTVPSNSLPDWPFNDPGFTMAPVFNIAVGGSGGREPAGGNYPAEMLVDWIRVF
- a CDS encoding lipocalin family protein yields the protein MTSTRWALWLGTLAAGAGLALGAGQGVASADTETSTDNDSSAPSKLSSAERADDPQAADSPADPSDPAEVPSSAERPVTSATDADEDLDEDVGGESALSEDPPARSRSTSSTNVDTEVENAQSEDADGAEPAAHVTDVGDEPAETTGPETTEAETNEPAPITAAAANPVVTGVKTGRAALTIPVGRNGYRTRADWYLPTQSDGSVAATGVVWLQHGFLGNKAAVSKLAKTLSQQTNSIVVAPNLSSFPLACAASCINGAPMQEAVATMFLGARTSLTSSAHAAGYLGVLPEAFVMSGQSAGGGFATAVGGYYAEDPLGNGSLRGVMMFDGFSFSGRLPSALAKLDDPFVPVYQIAAPPQPWNSFGASTKELVAARPGQFVGVTLAGGSHADSLIGGNALFDLLAQLVSGFSPPGNTQAVYTLATGWINDLYQGLGPTDGTGIYGAPDQYIVMGDAAAIVLAPPPVVDLDRYLGTWFEVGSVKQFFSIGLVNTKAVYSLNPDGSVRVENSGNYFVDNGPKSSIVGSALPVDATNNKLNVRFFGPASARPPGNYWIVDLDPDYRWAVVSDPTGLSGFLLSRTAVVSEDFYRELLDRASVYGVKGRITPTRQPAQGRRARARSRM